The Equus quagga isolate Etosha38 chromosome 10, UCLA_HA_Equagga_1.0, whole genome shotgun sequence genome includes a region encoding these proteins:
- the DYNLT3 gene encoding dynein light chain Tctex-type 3: MEEYHRHCDEVGFNADEAHNIIKECIDGVLGGEDYNQNNINQWTASIVEQSLAHLVKLGKAYKYIVTCAVVQRSAYGFHTASSCFWDTTSDGTCTVRWENRTMNCIVNVFAIAIVL; encoded by the exons ATGGAGGAGTACCATCGCCACTGCGACGAG GTTGGCTTCAATGCTGATGAAGCCCACAATATCATTAAAGAG TGTATAGATGGGGTCTTAGGTGGTGAAGATTATAATCAGAACAACATCAACCAGTGGACTGCAAGCATAGTGGAACAGTCCTTAGCACATTTGGTTAAGTTGGGAAAAGCTTATAAATATATTG TGACCTGTGCAGTGGTCCAGAGAAGTGCATATGGCTTTCACACGGCCAGCTCATGTTTTTGGGATACTACATCTGACG GAACCTGTACTGTAAGATGGGAGAACCGAACCATGAACTGTATCGTCAATGTTTTTGCCATTGCTATTGTCCTGTGA